A stretch of Agelaius phoeniceus isolate bAgePho1 chromosome 30, bAgePho1.hap1, whole genome shotgun sequence DNA encodes these proteins:
- the FAM136A gene encoding protein FAM136A, with translation MAEAAQGRVQAAVESAVQGLEREQIRGMQGAMFRCSARCCEDAAASMQEVQRCIERCHAPLARAQAIVTAELEHFQDRLSRCSLQCSDQAKDALDSGGSEPRVRGQLDACLATCGEQHLRLVPAMAKKMRDGLANIQQ, from the exons ATGGCGGAGGCGGCGCAGGGCCGGGTGCAGGCCGCGGTGGAGAGCGCGGTGCAGGGGCTGGAGCGGGAGCAGATCCGCGGCATGCAG GGCGCCATGTTCCGCTGCAGCGCGCGGTGCTGCGAGGACGCTGCAGCCTCCATGCAGGAGGTGCAGCGCTGCATCGAGCGCTGCCACGCGCCCCTGGCCCGCGCCCAGGCCATCGTCACCGCCGAGCTCGAGCACTTCCAG GACCGGCTGAGCCGCTGCTCGCTGCAGTGCTCGGACCAGGCCAAGGACGCCCTGGACTCGGGGGGCTCGGAGCCACGCGTGCGGGGCCAGCTGGACGCCTGCCTGGCCACCTGCGGGGAGCAGCACCTGCGCCTCGTGCCCGCCATGGCCAAGAAGATGCGGGACGGGCTGGCCAACATCCAGCAGTga
- the CIAO1 gene encoding putative cytosolic iron-sulfur protein assembly protein CIAO1 isoform X1 produces the protein MPEALSLLCRVSAHPESRCWALAWSPSGALLASCGGDRTVRIWGREGSGWACRAVLADGHQRTVRRVAWSPCGQFLASASFDGTTCVWRRHEHGFEVVATLEGHENEVKSVAWAPSGSLLATCSRDKSVWVWEVDEEEQEFECVSVLSAHSQDVKHVVWHPSQELLASASYDDTVRLYREDEDDWVCCATLEGHTSTVWAVAWERSGQRLVSCSDDRTLRVWQRSQGHGAGSEHSWQCVCTLSGYHGRSIYDVAWCHLTGAVATACGDDAVRVFEEVSPVSPGSPVTFSLAAHVPRAHAQDANGVAWHPREPGLLASCGDDGDIAFWQYQRPEGL, from the exons aTGCCCGAGGCGCTGTCGCTGCTGTGCCGGGTGTCCGCGCACCCCGAGTCCCGCTGCTGGGCCCTGGCCTGGAGCcccagcggggccctgctggCGTCCTGCGGCGGGGACCGGACCGTGAGGATATGGGGCCGGGAGG GCTCGGGCTGGGCGTGCCGGGCGGTGCTGGCGGACGGGCACCAGCGCACCGTGCGCCGCGTGGCCTGGTCACCGTGCGGGCAGTTCCTGGCCTCGGCCAGCTTCGATGGCACCACCTGCGTCTGGAGGCGCCACGAGCACGGCTTCGAG gtggTGGCCACGCTGGAGGGCCACGAGAATGAGGTGAAGTCGGTGGCCTGGGCACCCTCGGGGTCACTGCTGGCCACCTGCAGCCGTGACAAGAGCGTCTGGGTCTGGGAGG TGGACGAGGAGGAGCAGGAGTTCGAGTGTGTCAGCGTGCTGAGCGCCCACAGCCAGGACGTCAAACACGTGGTGTGGCACCCCAGCCAGGAG ctgctggCCAGTGCCAGCTACGATGACACGGTGCGGCTGTACCGCGAGGACGAGGACGACTGGGTGTGCTGTGCCACCCTGGAGGGACACACGTCCACCGTGTGGGCAGTGGCCTGGGAGCGCTCGGGCCAGCGCCTGGTGTCCTGCAGCGATGACCGCACCCTGCGCGTGTGGCAGCGCAGCCAGGGACACG gcgCTGGCTCGGAGCACAGCTGGCAGTGTGTCTGCACCCTGTCCGGCTACCACGGGCGCAGCATCTACGACGTGGCCTG gtgtcacctgACGGGCGCGGTGGCCACGGCGTGCGGTGACGACGCCGTGCGGGTGTTTGAGgaggtgtccccggtgtccccgggcTCCCCGGTGACGTTCAGCCTGGCCGCCCACGTGCCGCGGGCGCACGCCCAGGACGCCAACGGGGTGGCCTGGCACCCGCGGGAGCCGGGGCTGCTGGCGTCCTGCGGGGACGACGGGGACATCGCCTTCTGGCAGTACCAGCGCCCCGAGGGGCTCTGA
- the CIAO1 gene encoding putative cytosolic iron-sulfur protein assembly protein CIAO1 isoform X2 has product MPEALSLLCRVSAHPESRCWALAWSPSGALLASCGGDRTVRIWGREGSGWACRAVLADGHQRTVRRVAWSPCGQFLASASFDGTTCVWRRHEHGFEVVATLEGHENEVKSVAWAPSGSLLATCSRDKSVWVWEVDEEEQEFECVSVLSAHSQDVKHVVWHPSQELLASASYDDTVRLYREDEDDWVCCATLEGHTSTVWAVAWERSGQRLVSCSDDRTLRVWQRSQGHGAGSEHSWQCVCTLSGYHGRSIYDVAWCHLTLSPCPQVSPVPVPMSPGVT; this is encoded by the exons aTGCCCGAGGCGCTGTCGCTGCTGTGCCGGGTGTCCGCGCACCCCGAGTCCCGCTGCTGGGCCCTGGCCTGGAGCcccagcggggccctgctggCGTCCTGCGGCGGGGACCGGACCGTGAGGATATGGGGCCGGGAGG GCTCGGGCTGGGCGTGCCGGGCGGTGCTGGCGGACGGGCACCAGCGCACCGTGCGCCGCGTGGCCTGGTCACCGTGCGGGCAGTTCCTGGCCTCGGCCAGCTTCGATGGCACCACCTGCGTCTGGAGGCGCCACGAGCACGGCTTCGAG gtggTGGCCACGCTGGAGGGCCACGAGAATGAGGTGAAGTCGGTGGCCTGGGCACCCTCGGGGTCACTGCTGGCCACCTGCAGCCGTGACAAGAGCGTCTGGGTCTGGGAGG TGGACGAGGAGGAGCAGGAGTTCGAGTGTGTCAGCGTGCTGAGCGCCCACAGCCAGGACGTCAAACACGTGGTGTGGCACCCCAGCCAGGAG ctgctggCCAGTGCCAGCTACGATGACACGGTGCGGCTGTACCGCGAGGACGAGGACGACTGGGTGTGCTGTGCCACCCTGGAGGGACACACGTCCACCGTGTGGGCAGTGGCCTGGGAGCGCTCGGGCCAGCGCCTGGTGTCCTGCAGCGATGACCGCACCCTGCGCGTGTGGCAGCGCAGCCAGGGACACG gcgCTGGCTCGGAGCACAGCTGGCAGTGTGTCTGCACCCTGTCCGGCTACCACGGGCGCAGCATCTACGACGTGGCCTG gtgtcacctgaccctgtccccgtgtccccaggtgtcacctgtccctgtccccatgtccccaggtgtcacctga
- the TMEM127 gene encoding transmembrane protein 127 — protein sequence MYAAGAAGPVPSRRRGAALPKQPERSLASALPGALAITALCTALAEPAWLRIHGGTCARQELGVADVLGFVQPELLRDFCMNPQTVLLLRVIAAFCFLGILCSLGAFLLDVFGPKHPALKITRRYAFAHILTVLQCATVIGFCYWASELLLAQQQQHKKYHGSQVFVTFAVSFYLVAGAGGASILATAANLLRHYPSEEEEQALELLSEMEEAEPYGPDYEVVNQFQPPPAYTP from the exons ATGTacgcggcgggcgcggcgggcCCGGTTCCGTCGCGGCGCCGTGGCGCGGCGCTGCCCAAGCAGCCGGAGCGCAGCCTGGCGTCGGCGCTGCCGGGGGCGCTGGCGATCACCGCGCTCTGCACCGCGCTGGCCGAGCCCGCCTGGCTGCGCATCCACGGCGGCACCTGCGCCCGCCAGGAGCTGGGCGTGGCCGACGTGCTGGGCTTCGTGCAGCCCGAGCTGCTCCGAG atTTCTGCATGAACCCACAGACGGTGCTGCTGCTCCGGGTCATTGCTGCTTTCTGCTTCCTGGGCATCCTGTGCAGCCTCGGCGCTTTCCTGCTTGACGTCTTCGGGCCCAAACACCCGGCCCTGAAAATCACCCGGCGCTACGCCTTCGCCCACATCCTCACAG tcCTGCAGTGCGCCACGGTGATCGGGTTCTGCTACTGGGCCTCGGAGCTGCTCCTggcgcagcagcagcagcacaagaagTACCACGGCTCCCAGGTGTTCGTCACCTTCGCCGTCAGCTTCTACCTGGtggccggggcgggcggcgcctCCATCCTGGCCACGGCCGCCAACCTGCTCCGGCACTACCCcagcgaggaggaggagcaggccctggagctgctctccgAGATGGAGGAGGCCGAGCCCTACGGGCCCGACTACGAGGTGGTCAACCAGTTCCAGCCGCCGCCCGCGTACACGCCCTGA
- the LOC143696185 gene encoding uncharacterized protein LOC143696185 isoform X2: MVIMVVATIILITLIPVTVMVVIMVVATTIVVTLIPVTVILVIMMAATVMAVSGVVATLIPVTMITMIMVIVMVATMIVVTLILVTVIMVIMIMIIAMAVIVIVANIITVTLIVVTLIVVTMIVVIMMVASMIMVIVVIVVIVMVATMMVVDGQRGQIVPMGLG; encoded by the exons ATGGTCATCATGGTGGTGGCCACCATCATCCTGATCACCTTGATCCCAGTCACCGTGATGGTGGTCATCATGGTGGTGGCCACCACGATTGTGGTCACCTTGATCCCAGTCACTGTGATCCTGGTCATCATGATGGCAGCCACTGTGATGGCGGTCAGCGGGGTGGTGGCCACCTTGATCCCAGTCACCATGATCACCATGATCATGGTCATCGTGATGGTGGCCACCATGATCGTGGTCAC CTTGATTCTGGTCACTGTGATCATGGTCATCATGATCATGATCATTGCCATGGCGGTCATTGTGATCGTGGCCAACATCATCACGGTCACCTTGATTGTGGTCACCTTGATTGTGGTCACCATGATCGTGGTCATCATGATGGTGGCCTCCATGATCATGGTCATTGTGGTCATCGTGGTCATCGTGATGGTGGCCACCATGATGGTGGTGGACGGACAGAGAGGCCAGATTGTCCCCATGGGGCTGGGGTGA
- the LOC143696185 gene encoding uncharacterized protein LOC143696185 isoform X1: protein MVIMVVATIILITLIPVTVMVVIMVVATTIVVTLIPVTVILVIMMAATVMAVSGVVATLIPVTMITMIMVIVMVATMIVVTLILVTVIMVIVMVATMIVVTLILVTVIMVIMIMIIAMAVIVIVANIITVTLIVVTLIVVTMIVVIMMVASMIMVIVVIVVIVMVATMMVVDGQRGQIVPMGLG from the coding sequence ATGGTCATCATGGTGGTGGCCACCATCATCCTGATCACCTTGATCCCAGTCACCGTGATGGTGGTCATCATGGTGGTGGCCACCACGATTGTGGTCACCTTGATCCCAGTCACTGTGATCCTGGTCATCATGATGGCAGCCACTGTGATGGCGGTCAGCGGGGTGGTGGCCACCTTGATCCCAGTCACCATGATCACCATGATCATGGTCATCGTGATGGTGGCCACCATGATCGTGGTCACCTTGATTCTGGTCACTGTGATCATGGTCATCGTGATGGTGGCCACCATGATCGTGGTCACCTTGATTCTGGTCACTGTGATCATGGTCATCATGATCATGATCATTGCCATGGCGGTCATTGTGATCGTGGCCAACATCATCACGGTCACCTTGATTGTGGTCACCTTGATTGTGGTCACCATGATCGTGGTCATCATGATGGTGGCCTCCATGATCATGGTCATTGTGGTCATCGTGGTCATCGTGATGGTGGCCACCATGATGGTGGTGGACGGACAGAGAGGCCAGATTGTCCCCATGGGGCTGGGGTGA
- the LOC143696185 gene encoding uncharacterized protein LOC143696185 isoform X3, whose product MMAATVMAVSGVVATLIPVTMITMIMVIVMVATMIVVTLILVTVIMVIVMVATMIVVTLILVTVIMVIMIMIIAMAVIVIVANIITVTLIVVTLIVVTMIVVIMMVASMIMVIVVIVVIVMVATMMVVDGQRGQIVPMGLG is encoded by the coding sequence ATGATGGCAGCCACTGTGATGGCGGTCAGCGGGGTGGTGGCCACCTTGATCCCAGTCACCATGATCACCATGATCATGGTCATCGTGATGGTGGCCACCATGATCGTGGTCACCTTGATTCTGGTCACTGTGATCATGGTCATCGTGATGGTGGCCACCATGATCGTGGTCACCTTGATTCTGGTCACTGTGATCATGGTCATCATGATCATGATCATTGCCATGGCGGTCATTGTGATCGTGGCCAACATCATCACGGTCACCTTGATTGTGGTCACCTTGATTGTGGTCACCATGATCGTGGTCATCATGATGGTGGCCTCCATGATCATGGTCATTGTGGTCATCGTGGTCATCGTGATGGTGGCCACCATGATGGTGGTGGACGGACAGAGAGGCCAGATTGTCCCCATGGGGCTGGGGTGA
- the STARD7 gene encoding stAR-related lipid transfer protein 7, mitochondrial isoform X1, whose translation MTRLERDARRGGAGMWRPLAALAARGATGATGGASGGASPGPAPLPLLLALLARHCGCGRARRARQRGGPGDAARGTGRGTGSGSGSGGSGRGRWGGPRGRCGPGAPRGSLMAAIGAGAFVWDGQRIEEEELRRSAQELQQLEDPEAFPEQERGWEPVMEREQFRLWRRPIPGSALFQYRVFGSYTDVTPRQFFNVQLDTEYRKQWDSLVLKLDVVERDPATGSEGIHWVTQFPYPMYSRDYVYVRRYSVDSDRNLMVLVSRAVEHPGIPEDPEHVRVRSYESHMVIRPHRGFDENGFDYLLTYSDNPQTVFPRYCLSWMVSSGMPEFLEKLHSAALKAKKMELELRDYLSPAKGPEPRGAAQHLEYA comes from the exons ATGACGCGGCTCGAGCGCGAcgcgcggcgcggcggggccggcatGTGGCGGCCGCTGGCCGCGCTCGCCGCCCGCGGCGCCACCGGAGCCACCGGCGGGGCCAGCGGCGGAGcctcccccggccccgcgccgctgccgctgctgctggcgctgctCGCCCGCCACTGCGGCTGCGGGAgggcgcgccgggcccggcaGCGCGGCGGGCCCGGGGACGCGGCCCGCGGCACCGGGAGAGGAACCGGGAGCGGCTCCGGGAGCGGCGGCTCCGGGCGCGGCCGCTGGGGAGGGCCCCGGGGCCGGTGCGGGCCGGGCGCGCCGCGGGGCAGCCTGATGGCCGCGATCGGTGCCGGGGCCTTCGTGTGGGACGGGCAGCGCATcgaggaggaggagctgaggcG GTCGgcgcaggagctgcagcagctggaggatcCCGAGGCGTTCCCGGAGCAGGAGCGGGGCTGGGAGCCGGTGATGGAGCGGGAGCAGTTCCGGCTCTGGCGCCGCCCCATCCCGGGATCGGCCCTGTTCCAGTACCGAG TTTTTGGCTCCTACACCGACGTCACTCCCAGGCAATTCTTCAACGTCCAG ctggACACCGAGTACCGGAAGCAGTGGGACTCGCTGGTGCTCAAGCTCGACGTGGTGGAGCGGGACCCGGCCACGGGCTCAGAG GGGATCCACTGGGTCACACAGTTCCCG TACCCGATGTATTCCCGGGATTACGTTTACGTCCGGCGCTACAGCGTCGACAGCGACCGCAACCTCATGGTGCTCGTCTCCAG GGCCGTGGAGCATCCCGGGATTCCCGAGGACCCCGAGCACGTCCGGGTTCGGAGCTACGAATCCCACATGGTGATCCGGCCCCACCGCGGCTTCGACGAG AACGGCTTCGATTACCTGCTGACGTACAGCGACAACCCCCAGACCGTGTTCCCGCGCTACTGCCTCAGCTGGATGGTGTCCAGCG GAATGCCGGAgttcctggagaagctgcaCTCGGCGGCGCTGAAGGCCAAGAaaatggagctggagctgagggatTACCTGAGCCCGGCCAAgggccccgagccccgcgggGCCGCCCAGCACCTGGAGTACGCCTga
- the STARD7 gene encoding stAR-related lipid transfer protein 7, mitochondrial isoform X2 produces the protein MTRLERDARRGGAGMWRPLAALAARGATGATGGASGGASPGPAPLPLLLALLARHCGCGRARRARQRGGPGDAARGTGRGTGSGSGSGGSGRGRWGGPRGRCGPGAPRGSLMAAIGAGAFVWDGQRIEEEELRRSAQELQQLEDPEAFPEQERGWEPVMEREQFRLWRRPIPGSALFQYRVFGSYTDVTPRQFFNVQLDTEYRKQWDSLVLKLDVVERDPATGSEVIHWVTQFPYPMYSRDYVYVRRYSVDSDRNLMVLVSRAVEHPGIPEDPEHVRVRSYESHMVIRPHRGFDENGFDYLLTYSDNPQTVFPRYCLSWMVSSGMPEFLEKLHSAALKAKKMELELRDYLSPAKGPEPRGAAQHLEYA, from the exons ATGACGCGGCTCGAGCGCGAcgcgcggcgcggcggggccggcatGTGGCGGCCGCTGGCCGCGCTCGCCGCCCGCGGCGCCACCGGAGCCACCGGCGGGGCCAGCGGCGGAGcctcccccggccccgcgccgctgccgctgctgctggcgctgctCGCCCGCCACTGCGGCTGCGGGAgggcgcgccgggcccggcaGCGCGGCGGGCCCGGGGACGCGGCCCGCGGCACCGGGAGAGGAACCGGGAGCGGCTCCGGGAGCGGCGGCTCCGGGCGCGGCCGCTGGGGAGGGCCCCGGGGCCGGTGCGGGCCGGGCGCGCCGCGGGGCAGCCTGATGGCCGCGATCGGTGCCGGGGCCTTCGTGTGGGACGGGCAGCGCATcgaggaggaggagctgaggcG GTCGgcgcaggagctgcagcagctggaggatcCCGAGGCGTTCCCGGAGCAGGAGCGGGGCTGGGAGCCGGTGATGGAGCGGGAGCAGTTCCGGCTCTGGCGCCGCCCCATCCCGGGATCGGCCCTGTTCCAGTACCGAG TTTTTGGCTCCTACACCGACGTCACTCCCAGGCAATTCTTCAACGTCCAG ctggACACCGAGTACCGGAAGCAGTGGGACTCGCTGGTGCTCAAGCTCGACGTGGTGGAGCGGGACCCGGCCACGGGCTCAGAGGTGATCCACTGGGTCACACAATTCCCG TACCCGATGTATTCCCGGGATTACGTTTACGTCCGGCGCTACAGCGTCGACAGCGACCGCAACCTCATGGTGCTCGTCTCCAG GGCCGTGGAGCATCCCGGGATTCCCGAGGACCCCGAGCACGTCCGGGTTCGGAGCTACGAATCCCACATGGTGATCCGGCCCCACCGCGGCTTCGACGAG AACGGCTTCGATTACCTGCTGACGTACAGCGACAACCCCCAGACCGTGTTCCCGCGCTACTGCCTCAGCTGGATGGTGTCCAGCG GAATGCCGGAgttcctggagaagctgcaCTCGGCGGCGCTGAAGGCCAAGAaaatggagctggagctgagggatTACCTGAGCCCGGCCAAgggccccgagccccgcgggGCCGCCCAGCACCTGGAGTACGCCTga
- the STARD7 gene encoding stAR-related lipid transfer protein 7, mitochondrial isoform X3, which translates to MTRLERDARRGGAGMWRPLAALAARGATGATGGASGGASPGPAPLPLLLALLARHCGCGRARRARQRGGPGDAARGTGRGTGSGSGSGGSGRGRWGGPRGRCGPGAPRGSLMAAIGAGAFVWDGQRIEEEELRRSAQELQQLEDPEAFPEQERGWEPVMEREQFRLWRRPIPGSALFQYRVFGSYTDVTPRQFFNVQLDTEYRKQWDSLVLKLDVVERDPATGSEGIHWVTQFPYPMYSRDYVYVRRYSVDSDRNLMVLVSRAVEHPGIPEDPEHVRVRSYESHMVIRPHRGFDENGFDYLLTYSDNPQTVFPRYCLSWMVSSGMPEFLEKLHWGKRENGEGKGKNQKNWERRG; encoded by the exons ATGACGCGGCTCGAGCGCGAcgcgcggcgcggcggggccggcatGTGGCGGCCGCTGGCCGCGCTCGCCGCCCGCGGCGCCACCGGAGCCACCGGCGGGGCCAGCGGCGGAGcctcccccggccccgcgccgctgccgctgctgctggcgctgctCGCCCGCCACTGCGGCTGCGGGAgggcgcgccgggcccggcaGCGCGGCGGGCCCGGGGACGCGGCCCGCGGCACCGGGAGAGGAACCGGGAGCGGCTCCGGGAGCGGCGGCTCCGGGCGCGGCCGCTGGGGAGGGCCCCGGGGCCGGTGCGGGCCGGGCGCGCCGCGGGGCAGCCTGATGGCCGCGATCGGTGCCGGGGCCTTCGTGTGGGACGGGCAGCGCATcgaggaggaggagctgaggcG GTCGgcgcaggagctgcagcagctggaggatcCCGAGGCGTTCCCGGAGCAGGAGCGGGGCTGGGAGCCGGTGATGGAGCGGGAGCAGTTCCGGCTCTGGCGCCGCCCCATCCCGGGATCGGCCCTGTTCCAGTACCGAG TTTTTGGCTCCTACACCGACGTCACTCCCAGGCAATTCTTCAACGTCCAG ctggACACCGAGTACCGGAAGCAGTGGGACTCGCTGGTGCTCAAGCTCGACGTGGTGGAGCGGGACCCGGCCACGGGCTCAGAG GGGATCCACTGGGTCACACAGTTCCCG TACCCGATGTATTCCCGGGATTACGTTTACGTCCGGCGCTACAGCGTCGACAGCGACCGCAACCTCATGGTGCTCGTCTCCAG GGCCGTGGAGCATCCCGGGATTCCCGAGGACCCCGAGCACGTCCGGGTTCGGAGCTACGAATCCCACATGGTGATCCGGCCCCACCGCGGCTTCGACGAG AACGGCTTCGATTACCTGCTGACGTACAGCGACAACCCCCAGACCGTGTTCCCGCGCTACTGCCTCAGCTGGATGGTGTCCAGCG GAATGCCGGAgttcctggagaagctgcactggggaaaaagggaaaatggggagggaaaagggaaaaatcagaaaaactgGGAAAGAAGAGGATGA